From the genome of Sphingobacterium kitahiroshimense, one region includes:
- a CDS encoding AMP-dependent synthetase/ligase, with product MEEKLRIFDLAERQLGLYPGLAMFSSKINGDWTDLKTDEFIGQVNALSKGLIELGVKPNEKVGLIAESSVQWHIVDFAIQQIGAVVVAIYPNITDADYQYIFNDAEIRVAIVSTRSLYQRIVNIKNSIYTLKYIFCMSSHDEVRNWKEIVQIGSHIEDGHLQKLKNAVKSDDLATLIYTSGTTGKPKGVMLSHDNIIANVRSAREITPCKAYDRGLTFLPPCHAYERMVIYTYFYIGITVYIAESFDKIGQNLIEVKPNIMTAVPRILEKVYEKIIKKGHDLHGLKRKIFDWAVSVGENYDPDPQKRSFAYDVKLNLARKLVLNKWYEGLGGSLQTVASGSASLQSKLTRVFLAAGIPIYEGYGMTEASPLISVNHYLRGTRVGTVGLAVKDVQIKLASDGEVLVKGPNIMMGYYKNSEETSKTIIDGWLHTGDIGVWEDGLFLKIIDRKKELFKISGGKYVTPQPIEKKLVESKFIEQAMVVGDGMKFASAFIVPDYGHLIDWAKSENPNLLKLSKADFLKQDQVIKKINQEVRMANQHFGNWEQIKKPIIIADEFTIEGGELTPTLKLKRKVILQKYKTEYDHLYQSAID from the coding sequence ATGGAAGAAAAATTAAGAATATTTGATTTAGCTGAACGGCAGTTAGGATTATATCCCGGTCTAGCCATGTTCTCCAGTAAAATAAATGGAGACTGGACTGATCTAAAGACTGATGAGTTTATTGGTCAGGTTAATGCGCTATCAAAAGGATTAATAGAATTGGGGGTCAAGCCTAATGAAAAAGTTGGTTTAATCGCCGAAAGTAGTGTGCAGTGGCATATTGTTGATTTTGCAATTCAACAAATTGGAGCTGTAGTTGTTGCTATTTATCCAAATATTACGGATGCTGATTATCAATATATTTTTAATGATGCCGAGATTCGGGTTGCTATAGTTAGTACAAGGAGTCTTTATCAAAGAATTGTTAATATTAAAAATTCCATCTATACGCTCAAGTATATTTTCTGTATGAGTTCGCATGATGAGGTACGGAATTGGAAAGAGATTGTTCAAATAGGAAGTCATATTGAGGATGGGCATCTTCAAAAACTGAAAAATGCAGTAAAATCTGATGATCTTGCAACTTTGATTTATACTTCAGGAACTACAGGAAAGCCTAAAGGTGTGATGTTGTCACATGATAATATCATAGCAAATGTTCGATCGGCCCGAGAGATTACCCCATGTAAGGCTTATGATCGCGGACTAACATTTTTACCTCCTTGTCATGCTTATGAAAGGATGGTTATATACACTTATTTTTATATCGGTATAACCGTTTACATTGCAGAGTCTTTTGATAAGATCGGTCAAAATCTAATAGAGGTAAAACCTAACATAATGACTGCTGTCCCTCGCATTTTGGAAAAAGTATATGAAAAGATCATTAAGAAGGGACATGACCTGCATGGTCTTAAACGTAAAATATTTGATTGGGCTGTATCGGTAGGGGAAAATTATGATCCCGATCCTCAAAAAAGAAGTTTTGCATATGATGTTAAATTAAACCTAGCTAGGAAACTGGTATTAAATAAATGGTATGAGGGACTTGGAGGTTCTTTACAGACAGTTGCTTCTGGCAGTGCTTCTTTGCAAAGTAAGTTGACACGTGTTTTTTTAGCTGCAGGTATTCCTATTTATGAGGGATATGGGATGACTGAAGCATCTCCACTTATATCTGTTAATCATTATTTAAGAGGCACTCGTGTAGGTACTGTTGGACTTGCGGTAAAGGATGTTCAGATAAAATTGGCCAGTGATGGTGAGGTTTTAGTGAAGGGGCCAAATATCATGATGGGATACTATAAAAATTCGGAAGAAACGAGTAAGACGATTATTGATGGGTGGTTGCATACAGGTGATATCGGAGTTTGGGAGGACGGTCTATTTTTAAAAATTATTGATCGAAAAAAAGAATTATTTAAGATCTCAGGAGGCAAATATGTGACTCCTCAGCCTATTGAAAAAAAATTAGTAGAGTCTAAGTTTATTGAACAGGCGATGGTGGTTGGTGATGGGATGAAATTTGCTTCTGCTTTTATAGTTCCTGATTATGGACATTTAATTGACTGGGCCAAATCTGAAAATCCTAATCTTCTAAAATTATCTAAGGCAGATTTTCTGAAGCAAGATCAGGTTATTAAAAAAATAAATCAAGAAGTGCGTATGGCTAACCAACATTTTGGTAATTGGGAGCAGATCAAAAAACCTATAATCATTGCAGATGAATTTACAATTGAAGGGGGAGAACTTACTCCTACATTAAAGCTGAAACGTAAAGTGATTTTGCAGAAGTACAAGACAGAGTACGATCATCTTTATCAAAGTGCCATTGATTGA
- a CDS encoding thioredoxin family protein, giving the protein MRKIIRVFTLCFVFFTFQQIIAQTKPVGEKDTLSYPYHPEANAQEDLDKLIAQANKEDKNIIIQAGGNWCIWCLRFNDYIHKTAEINDYLRHNYLYYHLNYSKENKNEAIFKKYVPDSLKLGYPFFIVMNSTGEVLKIQESGSLESGKGYDKNKVMQFFKSWSKK; this is encoded by the coding sequence ATGCGCAAGATTATAAGAGTTTTCACGTTATGCTTTGTTTTTTTTACTTTTCAGCAGATTATTGCACAAACGAAGCCTGTAGGAGAAAAAGATACTTTATCATATCCTTATCATCCTGAAGCTAATGCACAAGAGGATTTAGATAAACTAATAGCTCAGGCTAATAAAGAGGATAAAAATATTATTATTCAAGCGGGAGGTAATTGGTGTATTTGGTGTTTGAGATTTAATGATTATATTCATAAAACTGCTGAGATTAATGATTATCTCCGTCATAACTATCTATACTACCATCTTAATTATTCCAAAGAGAATAAAAATGAGGCCATATTTAAAAAGTATGTACCTGATTCGTTAAAATTAGGATATCCTTTTTTTATTGTCATGAATAGTACAGGTGAAGTCCTTAAAATTCAGGAAAGTGGTAGTTTAGAATCTGGTAAAGGCTATGACAAAAATAAGGTCATGCAGTTTTTTAAAAGTTGGTCTAAAAAATAA
- the fbp gene encoding class 1 fructose-bisphosphatase, with protein MKTLGQFIIEKQADFPFAKGELSRLLRDIAIAAKVVNREVNKAGLADLLGACGDMNIQGEVQQKLDVYADVQFTSALQRGGECCYLASEEHELGIDLSHDVVSKNAKYMVCIDPLDGSSNIDVNVSVGTIFSIYRRANNEPVSMADELLQQGRKQVAAGYIIYGSSTMLVYTTGNGVNGFTLDPSIGEFCLSHPNMRIPESGQIYSINEGNYIKFPQAVKNYIKYCQIEDSASKRPYTSRYIGSMVADIHRNLIRGGVFIYPETLSFPTGKLRLMYECNPMAFIVEQAGGKATTGSERILDIQPTELHQRVPVVIGSKLMVEQVEYFYSMELESSLNV; from the coding sequence ATGAAAACGTTGGGTCAATTTATTATTGAAAAACAGGCTGATTTCCCTTTTGCAAAAGGAGAGTTATCCCGATTGTTAAGAGATATTGCTATCGCCGCAAAAGTGGTAAATCGTGAAGTTAATAAAGCGGGGTTAGCTGATCTTCTGGGTGCATGCGGGGATATGAATATACAGGGCGAGGTGCAACAGAAACTGGATGTCTATGCTGACGTTCAATTTACTTCCGCACTACAGCGGGGAGGAGAATGTTGTTATTTAGCTTCGGAGGAACATGAATTGGGCATTGATTTGTCGCATGATGTTGTTTCCAAGAATGCTAAGTACATGGTTTGTATTGATCCTCTAGATGGTTCTTCTAATATCGATGTGAATGTTTCAGTAGGAACAATTTTTTCAATATACAGAAGGGCGAACAATGAACCTGTTTCGATGGCTGATGAACTATTGCAACAGGGGCGGAAGCAGGTTGCGGCAGGATATATTATCTATGGTTCGTCAACTATGCTTGTATATACTACCGGAAATGGTGTGAATGGGTTTACTTTAGATCCTTCTATAGGAGAGTTCTGTTTATCTCATCCTAATATGAGAATTCCTGAAAGTGGGCAGATTTATTCTATCAATGAAGGAAATTATATTAAATTTCCACAAGCGGTCAAGAACTATATTAAATATTGCCAAATTGAAGATTCGGCTTCAAAACGTCCTTATACTTCCCGCTACATCGGGTCAATGGTTGCTGATATACATCGTAATTTGATTCGTGGAGGTGTTTTTATATACCCTGAAACATTATCTTTTCCTACAGGAAAGTTGCGTTTGATGTATGAATGTAACCCTATGGCTTTTATTGTTGAGCAGGCAGGAGGCAAAGCTACTACTGGCAGTGAACGGATTTTGGATATTCAGCCTACTGAATTACATCAGCGTGTTCCTGTAGTTATAGGAAGTAAACTCATGGTTGAACAGGTGGAGTATTTTTATAGTATGGAGCTTGAATCGTCGTTGAATGTATAA
- the pckA gene encoding phosphoenolpyruvate carboxykinase (ATP), with product MTLSKIKQLAALGIHQPKEVFCQLDRNALIGHAIQKGEASLAENGALNILTGKFTGRSPKDRYLVKDEITENRVFWNEVNQAITPDAFNKLYDLTTEYLSAKELFVRDCQVVSSDDLSKHLLVVSTKATQDLFASNMFIETNGIEYTEVNWTVLVASDLQVPNFQELGLNAPNCVVIDFSRCVVLVIGTGYTGEIKKSIFSILNFILPVEDGVLSMHCSANVGKDGDTALFFGLSGTGKTTLSADVNRNLVGDDEHGWSDNGVFNFEGGCYAKCLGLNPQQEPEICGAIKSGSLLENIKFHEGTAVPNFEDASITENMRVSYPLSYISSYKDVKLVDAPNNIFFLSADAFGVLPPISKLTIEQAMYYFINGYTAKVAGTEMGVSKPTATFSACFGQAFMPLHPMEYAELLRDRLKKNPDTKVWLVNTGWIGGPFGVGRRIKLAYTRSLIQAALSGELEEYPMEVHPIFNLKYPTFCQEVPEQILGAKQLWGNDDAYDEQAMALKSLFENNFKKYQDTYFTTV from the coding sequence ATGACTTTATCAAAGATTAAACAGTTAGCTGCTTTGGGTATTCACCAGCCCAAGGAAGTATTTTGTCAATTGGATAGAAATGCTCTTATTGGACATGCTATTCAAAAAGGAGAAGCTTCATTGGCTGAAAATGGGGCTTTGAATATTTTGACCGGTAAATTTACGGGCAGATCTCCTAAGGATCGTTATCTCGTAAAGGATGAGATAACTGAAAACAGAGTTTTTTGGAATGAAGTTAACCAAGCAATTACTCCAGATGCATTTAATAAATTGTATGATTTGACTACTGAGTATCTATCGGCTAAGGAACTTTTTGTAAGAGATTGTCAGGTTGTATCGAGTGATGATTTATCGAAACATCTTTTAGTTGTCTCCACAAAAGCTACTCAGGATCTGTTTGCTTCCAATATGTTTATTGAAACAAACGGTATTGAATATACTGAGGTCAATTGGACTGTTCTTGTAGCTTCGGATCTTCAAGTTCCTAATTTTCAGGAGTTGGGTCTTAATGCTCCAAATTGTGTTGTTATTGATTTTAGTCGTTGTGTTGTCTTGGTCATTGGGACTGGTTATACTGGAGAAATTAAAAAAAGTATTTTTTCGATTTTGAATTTTATATTGCCCGTTGAGGATGGAGTTTTGTCCATGCATTGTTCTGCAAATGTTGGTAAAGATGGAGATACCGCTTTATTTTTTGGATTATCGGGTACGGGTAAAACGACACTTTCTGCGGATGTGAATCGTAATTTGGTTGGTGATGATGAACACGGCTGGTCTGACAATGGTGTGTTTAATTTTGAGGGTGGGTGCTACGCAAAGTGTTTAGGGTTAAATCCGCAACAAGAACCGGAGATCTGCGGAGCTATAAAATCGGGATCACTTTTGGAAAATATTAAATTTCACGAGGGTACAGCTGTTCCTAATTTTGAGGATGCAAGTATTACTGAGAATATGCGTGTTTCTTATCCTTTATCCTATATTTCTTCCTATAAAGATGTTAAATTGGTTGATGCACCTAATAATATATTTTTCTTGTCAGCGGATGCTTTTGGAGTTTTGCCTCCAATATCAAAGTTAACTATAGAACAGGCCATGTATTATTTTATCAATGGCTATACTGCAAAGGTTGCTGGTACTGAGATGGGTGTTTCAAAACCAACGGCTACATTTTCAGCTTGCTTCGGGCAGGCATTTATGCCATTACATCCTATGGAGTATGCTGAGTTATTAAGAGATCGATTAAAAAAGAATCCAGATACTAAGGTTTGGTTAGTCAATACTGGCTGGATCGGAGGACCTTTTGGTGTGGGTAGACGCATCAAGCTCGCTTATACGCGTAGTTTAATTCAGGCCGCATTATCAGGAGAACTGGAGGAATATCCTATGGAAGTGCATCCGATCTTTAATTTAAAGTATCCCACATTTTGTCAAGAAGTTCCAGAGCAGATTCTAGGAGCCAAGCAATTGTGGGGCAATGATGATGCCTATGATGAGCAGGCCATGGCTCTAAAATCACTTTTTGAGAATAACTTCAAAAAATATCAAGATACCTATTTTACTACCGTCTAA